Proteins from one Amycolatopsis benzoatilytica AK 16/65 genomic window:
- a CDS encoding ABC transporter ATP-binding protein, whose product MNTGGTSALKLEAVRKIYGSGDGAVTALDGVSVGVRQGSFTAVMGPSGSGKSTFLHCAAGLDKPSSGRVLLGETELSGLREKALTELRRTRIGFVFQAYNLLPSLNVLQNITLPMRLAGRKPDSRWLRQIVDGVGIAKRLEHRPAELSGGQQQRVAIARALITRPEVVLADEPTGALDTRTARQVLELLRGVVDEMGQTVLMVTHDPVAASAAHGVLFLADGKLAGHLPQPTPERVAERMTRLGEW is encoded by the coding sequence ATGAACACAGGCGGAACCAGCGCCTTGAAGCTGGAAGCGGTACGCAAGATTTACGGTTCCGGTGATGGTGCGGTGACGGCTTTGGACGGGGTGTCGGTCGGTGTCCGGCAGGGTTCGTTCACTGCGGTGATGGGGCCGTCGGGTTCGGGGAAGAGCACTTTTCTGCATTGTGCGGCGGGGTTGGACAAGCCGAGTTCGGGCAGGGTGCTGCTGGGCGAGACCGAGTTGAGCGGGTTGCGCGAGAAGGCGTTGACGGAGTTGCGTCGGACGCGGATCGGGTTCGTTTTCCAGGCGTACAACTTGTTGCCGTCGTTGAACGTGCTGCAGAACATCACGTTGCCGATGCGGTTGGCGGGGAGGAAGCCGGATTCCCGGTGGCTGCGGCAGATCGTGGACGGTGTGGGTATCGCGAAGCGGCTGGAGCATCGTCCGGCGGAGTTGTCGGGCGGGCAGCAGCAGCGGGTCGCGATCGCCCGTGCGTTGATCACTCGGCCGGAGGTGGTGCTGGCCGACGAGCCGACGGGTGCGTTGGACACCCGCACCGCGCGCCAAGTGCTGGAGTTGTTGCGGGGCGTGGTCGACGAGATGGGGCAGACCGTGTTGATGGTGACGCACGACCCGGTCGCCGCGTCGGCTGCGCACGGGGTGCTGTTCCTGGCTGATGGGAAGCTGGCCGGTCATCTGCCGCAGCCGACTCCGGAGCGGGTCGCGGAGCGGATGACCCGTCTCGGGGAGTGGTGA
- a CDS encoding sensor histidine kinase has product MKKRLRTWWSGVWYLTVGAGTGFIAMLLFFALAIVAAMSLIGVGIPAIPVAMKLLRHPLRFERRRAARRLGEPIPEPYLSGSPVRDPATLRDLGWLVLHGSVGFFVGIFAFALPLGGLRQLLTAAAWWLVPGGIPSSTAFQVDSWPSAGLCALIGIAMIALSFWAVPFANWQARAAKALLSPRPGARMTDRVVELAATRAAALEAHGAELRRIERDLHDGAQARLSAVVLQIGIADQLFAQDPARARQLLGKAQDAATAALAELRTVVRSIHPPLLTDRGLDGAVTALADRSAIPCTVDVRSSARRPAAVEAAAYFIVAETLTNVTKHAQADQAWITLDGTADTLRVEIRDDGRGGADESQGSGLAGIRKRVEAFDGTVTLTSPPGGPTVLEVELPCGS; this is encoded by the coding sequence GTGAAGAAACGGCTGCGTACGTGGTGGTCCGGTGTCTGGTACCTCACGGTCGGCGCCGGCACCGGATTCATTGCCATGCTGCTCTTTTTCGCGCTGGCGATCGTCGCGGCGATGTCGTTGATCGGCGTCGGGATCCCGGCGATTCCGGTGGCGATGAAACTGCTGCGCCACCCGCTCCGTTTCGAACGCCGCCGAGCCGCGCGGCGGCTCGGCGAGCCGATTCCGGAGCCTTACCTCAGCGGTTCACCGGTCCGTGATCCGGCGACGCTGCGCGACCTCGGCTGGCTGGTGCTGCACGGCTCGGTCGGTTTCTTCGTCGGCATCTTCGCCTTCGCGCTGCCGCTGGGCGGCCTGCGGCAGCTCCTCACCGCCGCGGCCTGGTGGCTGGTGCCGGGCGGGATCCCTAGTTCGACCGCGTTCCAGGTCGATTCGTGGCCGAGCGCCGGGCTTTGCGCGCTGATCGGAATCGCGATGATCGCGCTCTCGTTCTGGGCCGTGCCGTTCGCGAACTGGCAGGCGCGGGCGGCCAAAGCACTGCTCAGTCCGCGCCCGGGCGCGCGGATGACCGACCGGGTCGTCGAACTCGCCGCCACCCGCGCCGCCGCGCTCGAAGCGCACGGCGCGGAACTTCGGCGGATCGAACGTGATCTGCACGACGGCGCGCAGGCCCGGCTTTCCGCCGTCGTGCTGCAGATCGGCATCGCCGACCAGCTTTTCGCCCAGGATCCGGCACGGGCACGGCAATTGCTCGGCAAAGCGCAGGACGCCGCGACCGCCGCCCTCGCCGAACTGCGGACCGTCGTGCGGAGCATCCACCCGCCGCTGCTGACCGACCGCGGGCTGGACGGCGCGGTGACCGCGCTGGCCGACCGGTCCGCGATTCCGTGCACTGTGGACGTCCGCAGCAGCGCGCGCCGCCCAGCCGCGGTGGAGGCGGCGGCGTACTTCATCGTCGCCGAAACGCTCACTAACGTGACCAAGCACGCCCAGGCTGACCAGGCATGGATTACGCTCGACGGCACCGCCGACACGCTGCGTGTCGAGATCCGCGACGACGGCCGGGGCGGCGCGGACGAATCCCAGGGCAGCGGACTGGCCGGGATCCGCAAACGCGTCGAAGCCTTCGACGGGACCGTCACGCTCACCAGTCCGCCCGGCGGACCGACTGTTCTGGAAGTGGAGTTGCCATGCGGGTCGTGA
- a CDS encoding response regulator transcription factor — translation MRVVIVEDDALLREGLVLLLETSGIEVAAAFDHIDDFLAFIREDRPDAVITDVRLPPTHTDEGLRAAVQARQLHPGLPVLVLSAYVETGYAAELLADGKGAVGYLLKERVGKVAKFLDSLERVVQGGTAMDPEVVTQLLAHRRDPLDSLTAREREVLGLMAEGYNNATIAELLVVSDGTVLKHIRNIFAKLGLPEDNGHRRVLAVLAYLNGKR, via the coding sequence ATGCGGGTCGTGATCGTCGAGGACGACGCCCTGCTGCGAGAAGGTCTCGTGCTGCTGCTGGAAACGTCTGGCATCGAGGTGGCGGCGGCGTTCGACCACATCGACGACTTCCTCGCGTTCATTCGCGAAGACCGGCCGGACGCGGTGATCACCGACGTCCGGCTGCCGCCGACGCACACCGACGAGGGCCTGCGCGCGGCCGTGCAGGCGCGGCAGCTGCACCCCGGGCTGCCGGTGCTGGTGCTGTCCGCGTACGTGGAAACCGGGTACGCGGCGGAACTGCTGGCCGACGGCAAGGGCGCGGTCGGTTACCTGCTCAAGGAACGGGTCGGCAAGGTCGCGAAGTTCCTCGACTCGCTGGAACGCGTCGTGCAGGGCGGGACCGCGATGGACCCCGAGGTGGTCACCCAGCTGCTGGCGCACCGCCGGGACCCGCTGGACTCGCTCACCGCCCGCGAACGCGAGGTGCTCGGACTCATGGCGGAGGGATACAACAACGCCACCATCGCGGAGCTGCTGGTGGTCAGCGACGGGACGGTGCTCAAGCACATCCGAAACATTTTCGCGAAGCTCGGACTGCCCGAGGACAATGGGCACCGGCGGGTGCTGGCGGTGCTGGCCTATCTGAACGGCAAACGGTAG
- a CDS encoding ABC transporter permease, protein MWSLAWQTTKSRLSGFVGAFVAILLGTALVAGCGILMESGIRAGVPTERYAAAAVVVGGVQTVKPPGSDFGESEQVTTQTTVPDELAARIAAVPGVRRAVAERSFPANLVTAGNQVLSGPNGSPSLGHNWDAAALAPFTLRAGKAPTAADDVVLDADLAARAGVSVGSTVRISTRSTPMEFRVSGIAAPESGNGLSRQSALFFTGERAAELSGKPGQLHAVGVLAAPGVSASVLEERISSAVAGSTATVATGVERSAVEFLDVSQTRTVLFAVAGSFGGFALLVAMFVVSSTLALVINQRRREFALLRAIAATPKQIRKLISAETMLVAVVAGVLGAGLGVLVAEGLRRSFAAVGVIPADFGLAVGPIPLAAAFLLGLGAARIAAWSAGRRPSSIRPIEALGEAAVERQELGRARMITGFVLVAAGFGGATVPLYATGPGALAASSMSALVVVIGLALLGPKVVAAMTRVIGPVCSGLSRVSGYLASANTQANARRLASAVAPVMLAVAFAISMFYSQTSSAAANQEQAVRSTTADYVLTGTTGRLSPDVAAAARNVHGVAAATSVVDTDVVTTVQEDRRLRVMKYAAQGLDGDQVRGVLDLGVVSGNLNDLRGDTVAMSKSEADWYDKKVGDEVGFWFGDGAPAKAKLVAVYTHNNAFGDYVLPADLARAHTGDRMDNSVLVREEPNADPAAVAAALRDLGTRYPGLEVRPGSTVAAAGTPGGQQQFYLNLVAVGVILGYVVISVANTLVMSTAQRSREFALLRLIGTTRRQVVRMMRLEALATAGIAAVLGTVVAAIPLVLLNLALRATPLPAGTPAVLGGIVGGAFLLSLVSLGLSTRITLRAKPIEAIGLRE, encoded by the coding sequence ATGTGGTCGTTGGCGTGGCAGACGACGAAGTCCCGGTTGAGCGGGTTCGTGGGCGCGTTCGTCGCGATCCTGCTCGGCACCGCGCTGGTCGCGGGCTGCGGGATCCTGATGGAGTCCGGGATCCGGGCGGGGGTGCCGACGGAGCGGTATGCGGCGGCGGCGGTGGTGGTCGGCGGGGTGCAGACGGTGAAGCCGCCGGGATCGGATTTCGGCGAGTCCGAACAGGTCACGACGCAGACGACGGTGCCGGACGAGCTGGCGGCCCGGATCGCGGCGGTGCCGGGGGTGCGGCGCGCGGTGGCGGAGCGGAGCTTCCCGGCGAATCTCGTGACCGCCGGCAATCAGGTGCTGTCCGGGCCGAACGGGTCGCCGTCGCTCGGGCACAACTGGGACGCCGCGGCGCTCGCGCCGTTCACGTTGCGTGCCGGGAAGGCGCCGACGGCGGCGGACGACGTCGTCCTCGACGCGGACCTCGCCGCGCGCGCCGGTGTTTCGGTCGGCAGCACGGTGCGGATCTCGACCCGCTCCACGCCGATGGAGTTCCGGGTGTCCGGGATCGCGGCACCGGAGTCCGGTAACGGTCTTTCGCGCCAGTCGGCGCTGTTCTTCACCGGGGAACGCGCTGCCGAGCTGTCGGGGAAGCCGGGGCAGCTGCACGCGGTCGGTGTGCTGGCTGCGCCGGGCGTGTCGGCGAGCGTGCTGGAGGAGCGGATCAGCTCGGCGGTCGCCGGTTCGACGGCGACGGTGGCGACCGGGGTGGAGCGCAGCGCGGTCGAGTTCCTCGACGTCAGCCAGACCCGGACGGTGCTGTTCGCGGTCGCTGGTTCGTTCGGCGGGTTCGCGCTGCTGGTGGCGATGTTCGTGGTGTCGAGCACGCTGGCGCTGGTGATCAATCAGCGGCGGCGGGAGTTCGCGCTGCTGCGGGCGATCGCGGCGACGCCGAAGCAGATCCGCAAGCTGATCAGCGCGGAGACGATGCTGGTCGCGGTCGTGGCCGGGGTGCTCGGCGCGGGGCTGGGGGTGCTGGTGGCGGAGGGTTTGCGCCGCTCGTTCGCCGCGGTCGGGGTGATCCCGGCGGACTTCGGTCTCGCGGTCGGCCCGATCCCGCTGGCCGCCGCGTTCCTGCTCGGCCTGGGCGCGGCCCGGATCGCGGCCTGGTCGGCCGGTCGCCGACCGTCCTCGATCCGCCCGATCGAAGCGCTCGGCGAAGCAGCGGTGGAACGGCAGGAACTCGGCCGGGCCCGGATGATCACCGGGTTCGTGCTGGTGGCCGCCGGGTTCGGCGGGGCCACAGTGCCGCTGTATGCGACCGGTCCCGGTGCGCTCGCGGCGTCGTCGATGTCCGCGCTGGTGGTCGTGATCGGGCTCGCGCTGCTGGGCCCGAAGGTGGTTGCGGCGATGACGCGGGTCATCGGCCCGGTCTGCTCGGGGCTGTCGCGGGTCAGCGGCTATCTGGCCTCGGCCAACACCCAGGCCAACGCCCGCCGCCTCGCCTCGGCGGTGGCGCCGGTGATGCTGGCGGTCGCGTTCGCGATCTCGATGTTCTACAGCCAGACCTCGTCGGCCGCCGCGAACCAGGAGCAGGCGGTGCGCTCCACGACCGCGGACTATGTGCTCACCGGCACCACCGGCCGGCTGTCGCCCGACGTCGCGGCTGCGGCCCGCAACGTCCACGGCGTCGCGGCGGCGACCTCGGTGGTCGACACCGACGTGGTCACGACTGTGCAGGAGGACCGGCGGCTGCGGGTGATGAAATACGCGGCGCAGGGCCTGGACGGCGACCAGGTGCGCGGCGTGCTCGATCTCGGCGTCGTGTCCGGGAACCTGAACGACCTGCGCGGCGACACGGTCGCGATGAGCAAGAGCGAGGCTGACTGGTACGACAAGAAGGTCGGCGACGAGGTCGGCTTCTGGTTCGGCGACGGCGCCCCGGCGAAGGCGAAACTGGTCGCGGTCTACACGCACAACAACGCCTTCGGGGACTACGTGCTGCCGGCCGATCTCGCGCGGGCGCACACCGGCGACCGCATGGACAACTCCGTCCTGGTGCGCGAAGAGCCCAACGCCGACCCCGCCGCGGTGGCCGCCGCATTGCGGGATCTCGGCACTCGGTACCCGGGTCTCGAGGTGCGACCGGGGTCCACGGTCGCCGCGGCCGGTACCCCTGGCGGTCAGCAGCAGTTCTACCTGAACCTGGTCGCAGTGGGCGTCATCCTCGGCTACGTGGTGATCTCGGTCGCCAACACGCTCGTGATGAGCACCGCGCAACGCTCCCGCGAGTTCGCGTTGCTGCGGCTGATCGGCACCACCCGCCGGCAGGTCGTGCGGATGATGCGGCTGGAAGCACTCGCCACCGCCGGCATCGCGGCAGTGCTCGGCACCGTCGTCGCAGCGATCCCGCTGGTGCTGCTGAACCTCGCCCTGCGCGCAACCCCGCTGCCAGCCGGAACCCCCGCAGTCCTCGGCGGCATCGTCGGCGGCGCGTTCCTGCTCAGCCTCGTATCGCTCGGACTGTCCACCCGCATCACCCTGCGCGCCAAACCCATCGAAGCCATCGGACTCCGGGAGTAA